The Coleofasciculus chthonoplastes PCC 7420 sequence ACTCTACAAGCCACTTTAAAGCGTGTCGATTACGCATTTAATCGTTGGTTTAAGGGTTTAGCAAAGCGACCCAAATATAAGTCAATTAAACATTATTCTGGATGGACTTATCCAAGTAAAACAGGCTGGAAGGTACATACAACGGGTGATAACGGTTATCTAGAGTTAGCTAAGATTGGCTCAATCCAGATGCGCGGCAAAGCCCGTATCTGGGGAACTCCAACGACCTGCACTATTGTTTATCGCAATAGAAAATGGTATGCCAGTATAACCGTTAATATAACTGAATTACAGGCGGCAACGAGACAAACAGATTTTGGTTCAGTTGGTATCGATTTTGGGTGCAAGTCAGCGTTAGCAATAACTGATGGAGAAAATCATTCTTTCATTGAAGCTCCTAAGTTTTTGCGAAAAGCTGAAGCCAAAATTAAGCGTCTTTCTAAGGGAAAACGTCGGAAAAGACCTCCTAACAGAAGAAAAAAACAGAAAGCTTCTAATCGGTGGAAAAAGACCCAAGCCAAGATTAGCAAAGTAACCCGTAAGGTAGCTAATCAGCGTCAGAATTGGGTACACCAAGTAGCAACAGACATTGTTAGCTGTAATAGCTTCGTTGCTACGGAAAAACTAGAAGTCTCTAAAATGACCCGCTCTTCCAAAAAAGGCAAACGCAAAAAGCAAAAGGCTGGGCTAAATAAATCCATCTTAGACGTAGGTATGGGGATGCTAAGGTCAGCGATTGAGTACAAAGTAAAAAACGCTGGTGGGGTTTTTGTAGAGGTTCCTACTCGCAAAGTGAAACCATCTCAGACCTGCCCTAAATGCGGAAACCAAGCCAAAAAGACCTTAGATGAAAGAGTTCACCATTGCCATGAATGTGGACTCGAAATGGATAGGGATTTAGCCGCTGCTCTAGTAATGCTTTTGTGGGCATTAGGAATTCTACCGGGGTTTGGAACGAGCCTCGCAGACGCTGATGTCTCTAGCTCTACTTCAGAAACCTGTAAGCGTAAGCAAACAGGAAGCATGAAGCAACTAGGACAAGTGAAGCGTCAGAAACATAGTCATACTGGTCTGGTTGTAGAAACCCAGACCTCAACGAAGTAGGGCTGGGTAGTTCATAAGGCGAAATATCTGGGGGAATCCTCAGCCAATTAATCTTGGAAACCCAAGAGGAATTGGCATATCTGGAACAAAAGTTACCTCGATTGAGGGCGCGGCTTAGCTGTCTTCAACAGCTATACCGGGATTTGCAGCAAAAAACTCCTGAAGACTTCGATGAGGAAGACAAGGTTAGCGACAAGGAAGGAGAATGACAAACAAACGTGGTAGACCCAAATCAGACCGGAACACCAAGACAGTGACCTTGAGGCTCGAACCGAGGGACTGGGAACTCTTCCGTCAAAAAGCCAAAGCTCTGGGAATGTCGAGATCTCAGTTAGTGCAGAGACTAGCCAGAGGAGAAATACGGATCGATTCGGCGATACTCACAGAGGAACTACTGCTGGGGGAATCATCCGCGAACTGCTCGATGAAAATGACAAGTTAACGACATATCACAGTTCGCAAATTGAATTCCATAACAACCGACTCAAACAGCTAAGCAATAGAAAGGCAAGGCTGGAACGTCTTTATGCCGAGTTGCAAACTAAGAGTGGTAGAAACCTTGATGATGAAGACAAGGTTGGCGATGAGGAAGGAGAGAATGACTAACAAGCGCAGCAACTGAGTTAATGATTAGAGGGTGATTTACACGATTAGACAGCTTTTCTCCACCCAATCCGATACAATAACTCAATCAGTATCCGGTAATTGCTACTAGAAACGATGACCCAGCCAGAACGCCTACGCCGTTGGCGACTTCTCTTAGGGGGTGGAGACGCCGATGGTATTTGTCAGGAGAATGGTGAGGGAGAAGCCGCAGATTCCTTTACCCTTAATCCAACAGATCAAGCCATTGATAATGCCCTCAGCGCCCTCTACGATTCTGACCGCCGTGGTGGACTTGGGAGTTCTTCCCCCAATATTGCCCGTTGGTTAGGCGACATTCGCACCTATTTCCCCTCATCAGTCGTGCAGGTGATGCAAAAAGATGCAATGGTACGCCTTAACCTGCAACAGATGCTGCTGGAACCGGAACTGCTAGAAGCCGTTGAACCGGATGTTCATCTCGTGGCAAATCTACTATCCCTTAGTAGCATTATGCCCAGCAAAACCCAAGAAACCGCCCGCCGTGTGGTGCGTCAAGTGGTTGAACAATTGCAGCGTAAATTAACCAACCCCACCCGTCAAGCCATAATCGGTAGCCTCAACCGTGCCATTCCCAACCGCCGTCCCCGCCATAATGAAATCGACTGGAACCGCACTATTCGCGCTAACCTCAAACATTATCAACCTAAATACGGCACAATTATCCCCGAAACCCTAATCGGCTACGGACGCAAACGCAGTTCTTTACACGATATTATCCTTTGCATCGACCAAAGTGGTTCCATGGCAACGTCTGTCGTCTATGCGGGAATCTTTGGGGCGGTGCTAGCCTCTCTCAGGGCAGTGCAAACCCGAATTGTCGTATTTGATACGTCGGTCGTAGACTTAACCGACGCCGCGCAAGATCCCGTAGACTTACTCTTTGGTACTCAACTAGGAGGCGGAACCGATATTAACCGCGCCCTCACCTACTGCCAAGGACTGGTGCGTCGTCCTCAGGACACTATTTTAGTGTTAATTAGTGACCTATATGAAGGGGGAAACCGGGAAGAAATGCTTAAGCGCGTGGCGGCATTGGTGGGATTAGGAGTTCAGTTGATCACGCTGCTTGCCCTCAATGATGAAGGTGCGCCCATGTATGATCATTGGATAGCCGAAAAACTTGCCGGATTAGGTATCCCAGCCATGGCTTGCACGCCTGACCAGTTTCCTGATTTAATGGCAGCTGCAATTCAGCGTCAAGATATTACACAATGGGCGGCTGCACAGGGTATGGTGCTTAGTAGGGGTTTGGTTACCAAACCCTGACTCCACCGAAAAGGGGGTAGTTAACCTGGATGTAGTGTTAACCAGAAAACGTCAGACAAAAGACAAACAAGTATTATGACGGCAAAAGGACAGTTAAGCCTTTGCCGTCACAATTTGTTATAATTTTTGCCAGGACTAGAAAACTCAATTTGTCAGGCGTTGCTGAATTAACAGCTTAATTCAGTGGCGCTTTTTCTTTAATCTTCACTTTACCGAAGTTTTCGTGAGAATGTCCACGAAAATTGCCGGAATTTATCTAAATTTTAGGGCAGAGCCTAATTTTGTCAAGATTTTGCTTAGATCAAAGCGCTAGTTACACCCGATAACTCGATTATTCTCCAATTGGTCGCAGTTATTTTTAAGATAGTGGGCAATTGTGAAATTAAAGTGAAAACAGAGAGCAAATTTTCTCTAAGGAAGGACAGATGATTGAAACAGATAAGTCTTATATTTTTCTCGCAGGCGCTAGTCGCGGAGTGGGTCGAGAAATCGCCAAATACCTGGTTGAGCAAAACCAGAAGGTTAAAGCCCTGTTGCGTTCCCCGGACTCTCGCGCCGAGTTAGAAGCGATGGGGATTCAGGTGGTAATGGGAGATGCCCTAGATGCGGTAACGGTTGAACAAGCCATGCTGGGAGATCAACCGATTCAGGCGGTGATCAGTACGATAGGCGGCTTACCCAAGGATGGTCAACGAGCCGATTTTTTGGGCAACAAGCATTTAATTGATGCGGCTGTCAAGGCTAAGGTACAAAAGTTTATCCTGATTTCCTCGATTGGGAGTGGTGAGAGTGCGATCGCCTTACCCCCCCAAGCGTTGACCACGTTGAAGCCTGTACTTATTGAAAAAGAACAAGCGGAGAACTATTTGCAGGATAGCGGACTGACCTATACTGTGATTCGACCCGGTGGGTTGAAGTCAGAACCTGCAACCGGAAATGGTGTGGTGACAGAAAACCAAAAGGTGGCGGGAACAATTCATCGCGCTGATGTCGCCCAGTTGGTGTGTCAATGTCTATTTTCAGATGCGGCGAATAATAAAGTCCTAGCGGCTATTGACCGGACGCAGATGTATGGCTATCCGGAGTTTGAGGAACTCAGTTTGATGTGAAGGGTTTGACCCAACGGCGCTGAATTGCCCAATCAAGGGTAAAACCTGCGATCGCGAATTCGATGAGACTCTCGATGACTAAGATACCCCAAACCCAAACGGTATCAGTGATATCCGGCTGTCCCTCTATTACCGCCAAACCCCGTACCAAACCAAACGCTAACACGACTCCCGCTTTCAGTTGGGGATTTTGGTCATCCCGGATGGCGTAGCGGTAGGTGACACCGAATAAGAAGCCAGACAAAAACGCGATCGCGACTTTGATCAAGAGGGTTAGATTAGCCGGGACATCTAGTAAGCTGAGGGCAGGCGACGGGGTGGATAGAAGCAGCGAATGCAACAGCGCGATCGCACAATAGGTTAAGGCTAGGGATAATCCCCCCAGGATAGCTGCTTTCAGGGATTCGAGCCGTTCTGCGTCAGTTGGGTCAAAGGAAGAGTTCACGACTTTCGAGCCTCAGGGTCAAAGACGGTTCAAATTGAATTATCATAAACTTTGGAGTCATTTCTTAACTATTACTCATAAAGCACGATGGATATTTTGTCATTAGGCTGGGTCGCCACTCTGGTTCTGTTCACTTGGTCGATTGCGATGGTAGTCTGGGCGCGTAACGGGTTCTAGAGAGATTGTGGAAGGTTCTGTTTTTACCGTCATATTTTTAGCGGCGGCTGGACTCTTACTCCTGGTGACGGGGGGTGTCGTTTACTTAACCGCCGTTGAATGGCGCGATCGCCGTCGCCGCGATCGGGATAAGAAGCTGTAAACCCAATATTGTAAGGGAGAGAGCCGCAGGGGTTGTAGAGACGTTCCGATGGAACGTCTGGAGGCTAAGGGAGAAAAATTTCCCATATCGTAGGGACACGGCAGTGCCGTGTCCCTACAGGTAGCACCCATGCAACCCAAACAGCGTAAATCCTAGACAGGTCAATGATGAGTCGTATTCAAAGTTGAAAGCGGCTAGGTTTAGCGGTATAAGAAGATAACTGTACCTTGTGAATGCGCTCAAATCTTTAGATTATGGCTTCAACCTATTCATTTGATATCGTCAGTGATTTTGACCGACAAGAGTTGGTGAATGCCTTAGACCAAACCAATCGCGAAATTAGTAACCGTTATGACTTGAAAGACACAAAGACAACGGTTGACTTGGGGGATGAAACCATTACCGTGAATACCGACAGCGAATTCACCCTCGATACCGTACATAGCATTATGCTCACCAAAGCCACCAAGCGTAAACTCTCCCCGAAAATTTTCGACTACGGCAAAGTTGAATCAGCGAGTGGTAATCGAGTACGCCAAGAAATTAAACTGCAAAAAGGAATTAGTCAAGATATTGGCAAAAAAATCGCCAAACTGATTCGGGACGAATTCAAAAAAGTACAAGCCTCGATTCAAGGCGATGCGGTTAGAGTGACAAGTAAATCCAAAGATGATTTACAACAAATTATTCAGCGCTTGAAACAAGAGGAATTGCCTGTGGCGCTGCAATTTACAAATTATCGATAGAATCCGCAAGTTCGCGTAAAAATGTAGGGGCGGGTTTAGGAATTAAATCAGGAAACCCACCTCAAACCAAACAACGAAACCCGCCCTAATCCCAACCTAAATTTATAGATTAACCTCAACAATGTTTAGGCTTACCTCCCTGACTACGAAACCAATCTAATCCATTATTGCTTGGGGATTATCATTAAAACACATTAAATTCAAATGCTCCGGATTTTGAATCAGATAGTTAGCGACTAAATACCCTGCAATTGTCCACGTTTGATACAGCCGCGCCTCTCTACCAATGGTTTCACCCATTTCTCCATCATAATATTCGGGCCACTCATCATCCAGTAAGTATTCTTCCGCCGTTTCAATCGCTTTCTTAGCTAACTCAACTCTCTGGGTTTTTATCGCCGCCGCCGTCAATGACCAAAGTAAAACGGGCCAACTTCCCCCATTGTGATACGACCAAGGAATATTTTTCGGGTCGCATCCAGTCACCGTTTCCCAATCCCGACCCACAACCGCAGGATAACAGAGTTTCATTGGCATATTACCAATCAACTTTGACCATTGTATTTCAATTAGATTCATAATGCTTTGCGATTGCTCAGGAGTCGCCAAACCAGAAATAATCGCCAGTAAATTCCCCTGAGTAAAAAAGCGAAAATCAATCCAACCGACACCTAAATTCCCCGCTAAATATCCGCCTTTGCGGTCGAGCCAAGGGAGAACCCAATCCGGTACAGACATTTCGTAGATATTAAATTTATTTAACGCCGTTTCACCAAACTCTTCAGTTTGGTAGCGATAGATTGCCCTCAAGCGTTTGGGATCTAGCCAATACCGTTCTCGAATATAATTGGTTAGTAACTCTAAACGAGTATCAATTTCCCGTTTGTGAATATAGCTTTCATTTTGCAGCAGTTCATAACGAGCCGCATATAAAGCTTGATGAAATAACGCCTGAATTTCCAACGGATGTCCATAAACCGCCATGCGACGGTCAATCATAAATGCGGCTTCGGGAACTAATAAGGTGGGAGTCATATCGAAGCGCTGGCTTAAGCAAATATCCAGAATTAACTGGATACCACGTTGGAATTCCAGGCGATGGACAATACTTTCATCAGGTCGATTGGCGATTTGACACGCTTTTTCATACGCCCGCAAGAGAATAATCCACCACAACCCCGAATCAACAGGCGTGACTCTACCAATTGCCCGTTGACCAAAATCTGGCTCAATGTTTTGACTTGATGTCACCTCAAAACTAGCAGGCATCAAGCCTTCTCCCAAGCGAATCCCATCAATGAGCAGTTCTTTGCCTTGCCAGGTTTTCCTCACTTGGGCAAATAAACCTTCACCGTCTTTTGTCTGTAATTTATCCGACTGTAACCCTAGGGTGAATTCCAAAAAGTTGCGGACAATTGCCCGTTCCCCTTGCATGAGAAACGCCAGTCCCGATGGAATAAAATCGCGGACAAAGCAGTGACCATAATTAAGTTGTTCTTCTTTGGGAGCAGGTTCCTTAGAGGCGACAGTGCCAACAGGCTGTTGCTGATAACTCATAATCGAGAGTTTCAGTCGTTCTTGTGCTGCTTTGACCATCTGGTTATTCATTCACCTGCTCCTGTTTATGCTTCTACTCTTTGACCCAAACTCAGTTGGAGGGAACTTCAGTTTAAGGGGGATGGATGGGGGATCTCAAAGGGGGGCTTATTGTACCCCCCTTATTAAGGGGGGCTAGGGGGGATCTATCTTATCCCTTGCAGTATTGGAATCCGTCCTAATTGTTAAATACTCGACATAACCTCCCGCGCTGCTTCTAACGTGCGGTCAATATCCTCATCGGTGTGCGCCAAGGAGGTAAACCCTGCCTCAAACTGGGACGGTGCCAGATAAATTCCCCGTTCTAACATGCCACGATGGAAGCGGCTGAACTTGGCTAAATCCGACGTTTTGGCATCGTCGTAATTACGCACAGGACCGCCGGTGAAAAACATGCCAAACATGGCACTAATTTGTCCACCGCAAGCAGGATGTCCGGTTTCTTTGGCAATTTGTAATAACCCCTCGGATAGCTTTTTGGTGATTTTGTCAAGCTGTTCGTAAGTTCCCGGTTTTTGCAATAACTCTAGGGTTTTAATCCCCGCCGTCATCGCCAAGGGATTACCGGAAAGGGTGCCGGCTTGGTACATCGGACCAGCAGGTGCAACCATGGACATGATATCTTTACGTCCCCCATAAGCACCCACGGGTAAACCCCCACCAATCACTTTACCCAATGTGGTTAAATCGGGAGTCACGCCAAATTTTTCTTGAGCGCCACCGTAGGCAATCCGGAACCCCGTCATCACTTCGTCAAAGACTAACAGCGCACCATGTTCCTGCGTAATCAGGCGTAAGCCTTCCAGGAATCCAGCATCAGGGGGAACAAAACCAGAGTTACCAACTACGGGTTCAAGAATCACCCCAGCAATACTATCTGGATTGGCTTCAAACAGAGATTTGACTGATTCCAAATCGTTATAAATGGCAGTCAGGGTACTGGCTGTTGCGGATTTAGGGACACCGGGAGAGTCGGGTAAGCCCAGGGTAGCAACCCCAGAACCGGCTTGCACGAGCAGCATATCGGCGTGACCATGGTAACAGCCAGAGAATTTGATAATTTTATCTCTGCCTGTAAAGGCACGCATCAGGCGAATGACTGCCATACAAGCTTCCGTACCGGAATTGACAAACCGCACCATGTCGATACTGGGAACGGCTTCAATCACCATGGAGGCTAAAACGTTCTCTAGCGCAGAAGGGGCACCAAAGCTTGTACCTTTTTCTAGAGCCTCGTGCAGGGCGGAAATGACCTCTGGGTGGGCATGACCGCAAATGGCGGGTCCCCAAGTGCCAACATAGTCAATGTACTGATTGCCATCGACATCCCATACGTAGGCACCCTTAACCCGGTCAAATACAATGGGTTGTCCGCCAACAGACTTAAATGCCCGAACCGGTGAACTGACACCCCCCGGCATCAGGTTTTGGGCTGCTTGGAAAATTTCTTCTGATTTCGTGGTTGTCCAGGACGAGGTGGTAACCAAAACTGTCTCCTGTTATTCGATGCTTATCTCTATCAGGATAAAGTTTAGTGGTGATTCGGGAAATAGGGGTAAGGGGGTAGGTATTGGTGTCAACTTAGGAGCTGGGGGAGCTGGGGGAGCTGGGGAAGCTGGGGGAGCCGGGGGAGCTGGGGAAGTCGGGGGAGCCGGGGAAGCCCTATATAATAGGTGTTCCGAGGGAACTATGAACTGCATCGGCAACAGGGACACCCTCGCTGAAAATTAGGATTGGCAAGGGTTATAGCTTAACTTGTCAGCAATGCCCTTAGCCAAGTTAAGGACAATCGCGGTTAGAAATTGTTCTATCGGGTAGAGTAGTATTACAAAACACTGCACCAGTTAAATTAGCATCTTGTAAATTAGCGCGACTCAGGTCAACATCCCAGAGGTTTGCTTCGCGTAAATCAGCATTAGTCAAAAAGCTATTACTCAAATTAGCCCCTCTGAGGTAAGCACCATTTAAATTCGCGTTATTAAGTCTGGCATTACTCAGGTTCGCTTCTCTAAGATTAGCGGCTTTCAGATTAGCACCATTGAGTCTAGCTTTATCTAGATTGGCACGTCTGAGATCAGCGCCTCTGAGTTCCGCTAGAGTAAGAATCGATTGAGACAGATTGGCTTCACTCAAGTTGGCTAAACTTAACTGCGTTTGGGTTAAGTTAGCACCAATAAGAGTCGCATTACTTAGGTTAGCCGTTTTGAATTTAGCTTCTCTGAGATCCGCAGCCGTGAGATCTGCACCACCGAGAAAGGCGCGAGTTAGATCAGCATTTTTTAAGTCAGCGTTGCTGAGGTTAGCATTAATCAGGTCAGCATATTTGAGATTAGCATCACTGAGAGTCGCTTGGGTAAGGTTGGCTTGACTCAAGTCGGCATAAGTCAAGATACTTTGACTCAAGTTAGTATTACTCAGATCGGCATTGGTTAAGTCACAGGTAGAACATTCGCCCGTGTCTTGTAACTGTTTCAGATGGTCAGGATTTTCCGCGTTTAGAGGAGTGGCTGACCAAAAGGGTGTTAGAAGTAAGAGAATAGTCAGAATGTTGAGTTTCATGAATAATACCTCAGCATAGAGGGAAGATTTTTGTAGGGGCGGGTTTAGGAAACTGCTTTTAGCTATTGATGGTAACGTTTGTGCAAAACCCGCCCTGACTCAGTGTTAACCTTTCGCTTCCCGAGTCGGACATGGTTGGTAGGGTCTCACTTTCACTATTATCGTCTCTGTCTGTATTCACCCAGATGTAACTAGGGCTTGCTGCATGAGTGTAGATGGTATAAGCTGTCATGCATTTAAATTGGGTATTAGTAGCGAGCAAGATGCTCGCACTACAAGGCTTTCGCCATTATTGACATTAAGGTTTAAATGCCGAACAGCTTACCACACAAGGGTTTAAAGCTATTTTTTGACCCAACAAGTGCTTTCCTTTTGGTGCCTGTTTGGTCAAAAACCTTGCAATGCAAGCCTAAAAGCAGCATCTCCCCCATCTCCCTCATCCCCCATGACACCAGCCCATAAGTATTTCTCCGTAATCTGGGCAGAAGCGATCGCGAAAATTCCGCAATTTCACTGATTCTAACTCCTAGAGTAAGGAACTATGCTTAAAAAGCAAGGACAAGGAAGCAAACTCTCAGTTGTAGATGCAGTTCCCTGGTAGCTATCTCTCGCTGCCAGGATTTTTCTTTCGATTGCTTAACCTTTGAGACACCTTGATTCCGTGGAATCGCGTAATTCCCTTATTTTGGGAAATTATGCTGACTAAAAAATCCGTATGAAGACTGAGGCGATTGTTAATTGTGATCAGTCAAAATAAAAATTACTGAGAATTCAAAGTTTGTCTACCCCTCTAGACTTATGCCTGAAGATACCTACCAACAATTACTCCAAGCTGCTACCGCCAGATATCACGCTTTATTATATCAAAGCTATAGTCAACTTAGTTTGGATGACAAAATATTTATCGAGAATTTCCGTTATTACAAACAAATGTCTTTGAATCAGGTGGTTCAAGCGTTAGACGATAACCTGAGGCAGCTCCAAGGTAAGGATTATTTGAGTACCCGTGAAGATACTACATTATTTAATGTGAGTATCGATCGATAAACTCTTCAGAAAAACTCTTCTTTGACCCAGGGTTGGGAGAAAGGGCGACCCAAGTAAACGGAATTATTGTCAAGTCCGTTTAAACGGACTTGAGCTATGAGCCTTGAAATTAATTTCAAGGCTGTATAAGTCCCATTAAATTAAAGCTCTTGCTGCTGAAAACTTTGATTTAGGAATGTCATAGGGACGATAGTATATATCAACAATTTTAGCTAAATCAGCCAAGGTATAATTCATGTCAAACAAGGATAACTTGAGACAATGAAAAAAAGCAATATCCATCGTCAATCCCAATTGCTGACAAAAGTTTTCTGAGAGTCTACTTCCATTACGTTTATGCCGCAGATGCCGAGCAACAAACAGTTGTCTTAAAACAATGAGTTTTTGGAACACAACCTCGATAATCCGGGCGGGCGACTGCAACCCCGTCATCTCTCGTGTTGGACTCGGCGTATTCTGTTCAAATCTAAAGTGAGCGTCTTTGAGTTGAAAAATTAAACACAGTTGCTGTACGACTTGGACTTGGAACAAATGTTCGAGTTGTTCACCCCGCAATGCACCTTGCTGTTTCAGATACAATCCCAGAGGTTGATCTTCTGGACACAACTGAGCCAGTTTCGTGACAACACGGTTACTTACCCACTCGTATTGCTGGATCAGCGAGAGTAACCCTTCATCGTTCAATTGGTTGGCGGCGGTGATAACATTGCCATTATTCACCCAAATATAATAAGACGAGGTAGCTCCTGATTCGGAGCGCGATCGCAGCATCAGTACGCCGCTTTTGTTTCCCTGATCGATAAATCGAAAAATTTCCGGCAGAGAAAAATCCGAAAGAAACCCTGTAATGGACATGGCTGGTGAATTGAACCCCTACAACTATTGTCTCGATTAACGGTTGAACTCAATCGCGATCGCCAGATCCGGTCAGATCGCGATTTATAATGAGTGGGTGTTGTTGTTGGCGATCTTGCTCTGTGACCCAAACTCCCCTTCCTAATTCCCGCTCCTCTACCGATGTAGTAAATGAACAACCGGATGCCTTAGGGCGTTTTGGCAAATTTGGCGGCAAGTATGTGCCGGAAACTCTAATGCCAGCACTGTTCGAGTTAGAGCAGTCGTTTAAACAGTACCGCAACCATCCCGATTTTCAGCAGGAATTGCAACAGTTATTACGCGATTATGTCGGGCGTCCTAGTCCTTTATATTTTGCGGAACGGTTAACCGCCCACTATGCCAGACCCGATGGCGGTGGAGCGCAAATTTATTTGAAACGGGAAGACTTAAATCATACCGGCGCTCATAAGATCAATAATGCCTTAGCCCAGGTCTTATTAGCCAAGCGGATGGGCAAAAAGCGGATTATAGCAGAAACCGGGGCAGGTCAACATGGTGTGGCAACGGCAACAGTTTGTGCGCGGTTCGGCTTGGAATGCATTATCTATATGGGTGTTCAGGATATGGAACGCCAAGCCCTGAACGTGTTTCGGATGCGGCTCATGGGTGCGAAAGTTCAACCAGTGGAAGCGGGAACGGGTACGCTCAAAGATGCCACCTCGGAAGCGATTCGCGACTGGGTAACGAATGTGGAAACCACCCATTACATCCTCGGTTCAGTCGCCGGTCCTCATCCCTATCCCTTGCTCGTGCGTGACTTTCAGGCAATTATTGGTCAAGAAACCCGCACCCAATGTCAAGAGAAATGGGGTGGCTTACCGGATATCTTGTTAGCTTGTGTCGGTGGCGGTTCCAATGCGATGGGACTCTTCCATGAATTTGTTAACGAATCCAACGTGCGGTTAATTGGTGTTGAAGCGGCTGGGGAAGGTGTTACGTCTACCAAGCACGCCGCTACCCTAACCTTAGGGCGTCCCGGTGTACTGCATGGGGCAATGAGCTATTTACTCCAAGATACCGATGGTCAAGTGGTGGAAGCCCATTCCGTTAGTGCGGGACTCGATTATCCGGGTGTTGGACCCGAACACAGTTATTTGAAAGATAGTGGTCGAGCAGAATACTATAGCGTCAGCGACCAAGACGCGATCGCAGCGTTTCGCCAGTTATCGGAACTCGAAGGGATTATTCCCGCCCTAGAAACCGCCCACGCGATCGCATATCTAGAAACCCTCTGTCCTCAACTTCAGGGTAGCCCTAAAATTGTGATCAATTGTTCGGGTCGCGGTGATAAAGATGTACAAACCGTTGGTAAGTTGATTCAGTTAGACTCCCAGGATTAAACAGTGCGGTCAACGTCTCTTTTGGTCATGAGTGGATTCTTGCTGCTAAAGTTAGGACTCAGTAGCTGTGATTCGGTGTTGAGTTTCAAGACAAATCCGGTGAGTCAATCCGAATCTCCGGCAACTGTGTCTCAACCGCCAAATGACGGTGATTTTACCAATTGGGAAGGGTTGGTGCATCAACAGATTAATCAATATCGCCAGTCCCAAAACCTGCCCCCATTAACCTTAGACGCAAGCATTAGCAAGGAAGCCAGACGCCACAGTCAGGCAATGGCAACCGGGCGTGTCCCGTTGGGTCATGGGGGATTTGAACAACGAGTCCGGGCGATCGCCCAATCCATGTCCT is a genomic window containing:
- a CDS encoding RNA-guided endonuclease InsQ/TnpB family protein translates to MHDLHLIVEEPCERKLSRTVLKTRGTGDSLVEFNNSLPAFKEVWTEYKECNSMTLQATLKRVDYAFNRWFKGLAKRPKYKSIKHYSGWTYPSKTGWKVHTTGDNGYLELAKIGSIQMRGKARIWGTPTTCTIVYRNRKWYASITVNITELQAATRQTDFGSVGIDFGCKSALAITDGENHSFIEAPKFLRKAEAKIKRLSKGKRRKRPPNRRKKQKASNRWKKTQAKISKVTRKVANQRQNWVHQVATDIVSCNSFVATEKLEVSKMTRSSKKGKRKKQKAGLNKSILDVGMGMLRSAIEYKVKNAGGVFVEVPTRKVKPSQTCPKCGNQAKKTLDERVHHCHECGLEMDRDLAAALVMLLWALGILPGFGTSLADADVSSSTSETCKRKQTGSMKQLGQVKRQKHSHTGLVVETQTSTK
- the petN gene encoding cytochrome b6-f complex subunit PetN, giving the protein MDILSLGWVATLVLFTWSIAMVVWARNGF
- a CDS encoding SDR family oxidoreductase; protein product: MIETDKSYIFLAGASRGVGREIAKYLVEQNQKVKALLRSPDSRAELEAMGIQVVMGDALDAVTVEQAMLGDQPIQAVISTIGGLPKDGQRADFLGNKHLIDAAVKAKVQKFILISSIGSGESAIALPPQALTTLKPVLIEKEQAENYLQDSGLTYTVIRPGGLKSEPATGNGVVTENQKVAGTIHRADVAQLVCQCLFSDAANNKVLAAIDRTQMYGYPEFEELSLM
- a CDS encoding YajQ family cyclic di-GMP-binding protein, with protein sequence MASTYSFDIVSDFDRQELVNALDQTNREISNRYDLKDTKTTVDLGDETITVNTDSEFTLDTVHSIMLTKATKRKLSPKIFDYGKVESASGNRVRQEIKLQKGISQDIGKKIAKLIRDEFKKVQASIQGDAVRVTSKSKDDLQQIIQRLKQEELPVALQFTNYR
- a CDS encoding glycoside hydrolase 100 family protein, which gives rise to MNNQMVKAAQERLKLSIMSYQQQPVGTVASKEPAPKEEQLNYGHCFVRDFIPSGLAFLMQGERAIVRNFLEFTLGLQSDKLQTKDGEGLFAQVRKTWQGKELLIDGIRLGEGLMPASFEVTSSQNIEPDFGQRAIGRVTPVDSGLWWIILLRAYEKACQIANRPDESIVHRLEFQRGIQLILDICLSQRFDMTPTLLVPEAAFMIDRRMAVYGHPLEIQALFHQALYAARYELLQNESYIHKREIDTRLELLTNYIRERYWLDPKRLRAIYRYQTEEFGETALNKFNIYEMSVPDWVLPWLDRKGGYLAGNLGVGWIDFRFFTQGNLLAIISGLATPEQSQSIMNLIEIQWSKLIGNMPMKLCYPAVVGRDWETVTGCDPKNIPWSYHNGGSWPVLLWSLTAAAIKTQRVELAKKAIETAEEYLLDDEWPEYYDGEMGETIGREARLYQTWTIAGYLVANYLIQNPEHLNLMCFNDNPQAIMD
- the hemL gene encoding glutamate-1-semialdehyde 2,1-aminomutase yields the protein MVTTSSWTTTKSEEIFQAAQNLMPGGVSSPVRAFKSVGGQPIVFDRVKGAYVWDVDGNQYIDYVGTWGPAICGHAHPEVISALHEALEKGTSFGAPSALENVLASMVIEAVPSIDMVRFVNSGTEACMAVIRLMRAFTGRDKIIKFSGCYHGHADMLLVQAGSGVATLGLPDSPGVPKSATASTLTAIYNDLESVKSLFEANPDSIAGVILEPVVGNSGFVPPDAGFLEGLRLITQEHGALLVFDEVMTGFRIAYGGAQEKFGVTPDLTTLGKVIGGGLPVGAYGGRKDIMSMVAPAGPMYQAGTLSGNPLAMTAGIKTLELLQKPGTYEQLDKITKKLSEGLLQIAKETGHPACGGQISAMFGMFFTGGPVRNYDDAKTSDLAKFSRFHRGMLERGIYLAPSQFEAGFTSLAHTDEDIDRTLEAAREVMSSI
- a CDS encoding VWA domain-containing protein — protein: MTQPERLRRWRLLLGGGDADGICQENGEGEAADSFTLNPTDQAIDNALSALYDSDRRGGLGSSSPNIARWLGDIRTYFPSSVVQVMQKDAMVRLNLQQMLLEPELLEAVEPDVHLVANLLSLSSIMPSKTQETARRVVRQVVEQLQRKLTNPTRQAIIGSLNRAIPNRRPRHNEIDWNRTIRANLKHYQPKYGTIIPETLIGYGRKRSSLHDIILCIDQSGSMATSVVYAGIFGAVLASLRAVQTRIVVFDTSVVDLTDAAQDPVDLLFGTQLGGGTDINRALTYCQGLVRRPQDTILVLISDLYEGGNREEMLKRVAALVGLGVQLITLLALNDEGAPMYDHWIAEKLAGLGIPAMACTPDQFPDLMAAAIQRQDITQWAAAQGMVLSRGLVTKP